Proteins from a single region of Lasioglossum baleicum chromosome 1, iyLasBale1, whole genome shotgun sequence:
- the LOC143210077 gene encoding uncharacterized protein LOC143210077 has protein sequence MCKHKAWRRVKMAELNKELNEYLLSNKNEKQYKITVPSVTLPKTNIGKWFGRNGDEEAEEAGWMQGAQKECCPSMSRMQRLIAFVVCFGMGILCFCLSAFYIPVLLLKARKFALLYTLGSVFFLSSFCFLLGPLSYLKSLFTAERRCFTVSYFATLIGTLYFALHLQSTPLTVLCAVLQLIAMLSFLVSHIPGGTKGLMFFTRMFKSSVNSTLPV, from the exons ATGTGTAAACATAAAGCATGGCGACGTGTCAAAATGGCCGAACTCAACAAAGAGCTAAACGAATATCTCCTGAGCAATAAAAATGAGAAACAGTATAAAATCACGGTGCCATCGGTGACATTACCCAAAACGAACATTGGAAAATGGTTTGGAAGAAATGGCGATGAGGAAGCGGAAGAAGCAGGCTGGATGCAAGGGGCACAGAAGGAATGTTGCCCTAGTATG TCACGGATGCAAAGGCTGATCGCGTTCGTTGTATGCTTCGGCATGGGTATACTTTGTTTCTGTCTGTCAGCGTTCTATATACCGGTTCTATTGCTCAAAGCTAGGAAATTCGCGCTCCTATACACACTAGGGAGTGTATTCTTTCTTTCGAG TTTCTGCTTTCTGCTGGGCCCTCTAAGTTACTTAAAATCCTTATTCACCGCCGAAAGGAGATGTTTCACAGTGTCCTATTTCGCCACTCTAATCGGGACGCTTTATTTTGCTCTGCATTTACAGTCAACACCTCTAACAGTACTCTGCGCTGTCCTACAACTGATAGCTATGTTGTCGTTCTTAGTGAGTCACATACCTGGAGGTACCAAGGGTTTAATGTTTTTCACAAGAATGTTTAAGTCTTCTGTGAATTCTACATTACCTGTATGA